One Brassica napus cultivar Da-Ae chromosome C2, Da-Ae, whole genome shotgun sequence DNA window includes the following coding sequences:
- the LOC106380796 gene encoding NAC domain-containing protein 87, translating to MAVVVVEEGVVLNHGGEELVDLPPGFRFHPTDEEIITFYLKEKVLDSRFTAVAMGEADLNKCEPWDLPKRAKMGEKEFYFFCQRDRKYPTGMRTNRATESGYWKATGKDKEIFKGKGCLVGMKKTLVFYRGRAPRGEKTNWVMHEYRLDGKYSHHNLPKSARDEWVVCRVFHKNNPSTTTQQMTRMPIENLTRMDSLENIDHLLDFSSLPPLMDPSFTGQHDHHNFKPINPPTYNISSPIQPHHFNSNYQSIFNHQGYGSASGSGSTYNNNKEMIKMEPSLVSVSQETCLSSDVNATTTIEVSSGPVMKQEMSMTGMVNGSKSYEDLCDLRGILWDY from the exons ATggcggttgttgttgttgaagaaGGCGTGGTGTTGAATCATGGAGGTGAAGAGCTTGTGGATTTACCACCTGGATTCAGGTTTCATCCAACAGACGAGGAGATCATAACATTCTACCTCAAAGAAAAGGTTTTAGACAGCCGATTCACGGCTGTGGCCATGGGTGAAGCAGATCTCAACAAGTGTGAGCCCTGGGATTTGCCGA AGAGAGCAAAGATGGGGGAGAAAGAGTTTTACTTCTTCTGTCAAAGGGACAGGAAGTACCCGACCGGGATGAGGACGAACCGTGCGACCGAGTCCGGGTATTGGAAAGCGACCGGGAAGGATAAGGAGATTTTCAAAGGCAAAGGTTGTCTCGTTGGGATGAAGAAAACACTTGTGTTTTATAGAGGAAGAGCTCCACGAGGTGAAAAGACTAATTGGGTCATGCATGAATATCGTCTTGATGGCAAATATTCTCATCACAATCTCCCCAAATCCGCAAGG GACGAGTGGGTCGTGTGTAGGGTTTTTCACAAGAACAATCCTTCCACTACAACCCAACAAATGACAAGAATGCCCATTGAAAATCTCACAAGAATGGATTCTCTAGAGAACATTGATCATCTCCTAGACTTCTCATCTCTTCCTCCTCTCATGGATCCGAGTTTCACGGGTCAACACGACCATCACAACTTCAAACCTATCAACCCTCCTACCTATAACATCTCGTCACCAATCCAACCCCATCACTTCAACTCTAATTACCAATCAATATTTAACCACCAGGGTTATGGTTCTGCTTCGGGTTCCGGTTCTACATACAACAACAATAAGGAAATGATAAAGATGGAGCCGTCGCTTGTTAGTGTATCTCAAGAAACCTGTCTGAGCTCAGATGTGAACGCGACCACGACCATTGAGGTATCTTCGGGTCCGGTAATGAAGCAAGAGATGAGTATGACGGGAATGGTGAATGGTAGCAAGTCATATGAAGATCTATGTGACCTGAGGGGGATCTTATGGGACTActga